From a region of the Zingiber officinale cultivar Zhangliang chromosome 4B, Zo_v1.1, whole genome shotgun sequence genome:
- the LOC121978182 gene encoding uncharacterized protein LOC121978182 — translation MSSSLLLLLSLFFPSSLSAAVTAQSSASPSNSSTVYDILQEYNLPPGILPDTVKSFSVTSNDYFVIDLSGECYVDFEYVVYYAPRMSGFLGYDSISNLEGVQIHSYLIWYGVSYIKVYLPYFDFVYIQFG, via the coding sequence atgtcctcctccctcctcctcctcctttctctcttcttcccttcctcccTCTCCGCGGCGGTGACTGCCCAATCGTCGGCCTCGCCGTCCAACAGCTCCACTGTCTACGACATCCTCCAGGAGTACAACCTCCCTCCCGGCATCCTCCCCGACACCGTCAAGTCTTTCTCCGTCACTTCCAACGACTACTTCGTCATCGATCTCTCCGGAGAGTGCTATGTCGACTTCGAGTACGTCGTCTACTACGCCCCGCGCATGTCTGGCTTCCTCGGCTATGACTCCATCTCCAACCTCGAGGGTGTCCAGATCCATAGCTATCTCATCTGGTACGGCGTCAGCTACATCAAGGTCTACCTCCCCTACTTCGATTTCGTCTACATCCAGTTCGGCTAG